One region of Bubalus kerabau isolate K-KA32 ecotype Philippines breed swamp buffalo chromosome 6, PCC_UOA_SB_1v2, whole genome shotgun sequence genomic DNA includes:
- the CD58 gene encoding lymphocyte function-associated antigen 3 isoform X1 — protein MAAGSAHGWALGVLGVVYLFLKLDFISCSQEIYGAMNGNVTFYVSKFQPSTEIIWKKGKNKVIEWETQSGFEAFQSFKDRVYLDIVSGNLTITRLTKSDEGLYEVEYPGVRNKSEFHLKVMAPPPSPSTFCSLSDDGNITLTCEIMEVDYDVDGNLIQYLWECPPTVQCHRGSSPSEAYVLKESDLSQSVQCIVSNPLFKTSASISLSTCVPEDNTRHRFSGTS, from the exons atTTCATCAGCTGTTCTCAAGAAATTTATGGAGCTATGAATGGGAATGTAACCTTTTACGTTTCAAAGTTTCAACCGAGTACAGAGATTATATGGAAGAAGGGGAAGAATAAAGttatagaatgggaaacacaatCTGGATTCGAagcttttcagtcttttaaagatAGAGTTTATTTAGACATTGTGTCAGGTAACCTCACCATCACCAGGTTAACAAAATCAGATGAGGGTCTGTATGAAGTTGAATACCCAGGTGTTAGAAATAAGTCCGAGTTCCACCTCAAAGTGATGG cacCTCCTCCATCACCGTCAACATTTTGCTCATTGTCTGACGATGGAAACATTACTCTCACCTGCGAGATCATGGAAGTGGACTATGACGTTGATGGTAACCTCATACAATATTTGTGGGAATGTCCACCAACAGTACAGTGTCACCGTGGCTCAAGTCCATCTGAAGCATATGTCTTAAAGGAAAGTGATCTTTCACAGAGTGTTCAATGTATCGTTAGCAATCCATTATTCAAAACATCAGCTTCCATCTCTTTGTCAACCTGTGTGCCAGAGG ataatacAAGGCATAG GTTTTCTGGGACGTCGTAG
- the CD58 gene encoding lymphocyte function-associated antigen 3 isoform X2 has translation MYFISCSQEIYGAMNGNVTFYVSKFQPSTEIIWKKGKNKVIEWETQSGFEAFQSFKDRVYLDIVSGNLTITRLTKSDEGLYEVEYPGVRNKSEFHLKVMAPPPSPSTFCSLSDDGNITLTCEIMEVDYDVDGNLIQYLWECPPTVQCHRGSSPSEAYVLKESDLSQSVQCIVSNPLFKTSASISLSTCVPEDNTRHRYVLFAILPAVICGLLFLKCFLGRRSQ, from the exons ATGT atTTCATCAGCTGTTCTCAAGAAATTTATGGAGCTATGAATGGGAATGTAACCTTTTACGTTTCAAAGTTTCAACCGAGTACAGAGATTATATGGAAGAAGGGGAAGAATAAAGttatagaatgggaaacacaatCTGGATTCGAagcttttcagtcttttaaagatAGAGTTTATTTAGACATTGTGTCAGGTAACCTCACCATCACCAGGTTAACAAAATCAGATGAGGGTCTGTATGAAGTTGAATACCCAGGTGTTAGAAATAAGTCCGAGTTCCACCTCAAAGTGATGG cacCTCCTCCATCACCGTCAACATTTTGCTCATTGTCTGACGATGGAAACATTACTCTCACCTGCGAGATCATGGAAGTGGACTATGACGTTGATGGTAACCTCATACAATATTTGTGGGAATGTCCACCAACAGTACAGTGTCACCGTGGCTCAAGTCCATCTGAAGCATATGTCTTAAAGGAAAGTGATCTTTCACAGAGTGTTCAATGTATCGTTAGCAATCCATTATTCAAAACATCAGCTTCCATCTCTTTGTCAACCTGTGTGCCAGAGG ataatacAAGGCATAGGTATGTGCTTTTTGCCATACTGCCAGCAGTAATATGTGgcttgctgtttttaaaat GTTTTCTGGGACGTCGTAGCCAGTGA